GCAGACTGTTGAAAGTGGAGATTATGCCACAGATGAATGCGTAATTGTCCTAACTTTGGGTCTAGTACATCTAATACTTGGTTGGGTGTCCACCATGTCGTTGGATCATTGAGCTTAAACTTATTTCCATGAATCCTCGGACGACCAACGCCTTCGTAAGGTGGCGGCGCACTATAAAGAACGCGATTGGAACGTGAACGCATCAACTTGTCCGCAGCAATGTCAGATGTCTGATTCACAAAACTGGCACAACCATATTCCGCATCCCACAATGATAATGGACGTTTTGGGAGATTTTTACAGACAACTCTTAATTCTTGTCTTTAGTCTAAACTCCAGGGTTTAAGTTCCCGCGTGGTAAAGATTTGAGGGTTAAATCAAAGATACCACGTTAAACTCGTATGCGCGTATTACGTGGTAGAATAACCATAACATAAATGCGAGAATACGAGGTAACGAGTATGAGAGTGGATATGCCAAAACACATTCCGCCAGGAAATGCGGAACTTAGCGTTTATATAGATAAGGAATTAAAGACAGATTTTAAATTGACTTGTGTAGCTCAAAACAAGTCAATGAGCGAGGTTATTGGCAATTTAGTCAAAGAATGGGTAG
The window above is part of the Tolypothrix sp. NIES-4075 genome. Proteins encoded here:
- a CDS encoding plasmid partition protein ParG, with the translated sequence MPKHIPPGNAELSVYIDKELKTDFKLTCVAQNKSMSEVIGNLVKEWVESQPQKQPTKKNENKDAA